In a genomic window of Leptolyngbya sp. SIO1E4:
- a CDS encoding pentapeptide repeat-containing protein: MQELENAYRLLDLEPGASMEEVNQAYKDLVFIWHPDRLPKENTRLIAKAQEKIKQLNQVRDYLRTHARVGARSQSGAGYRSRTRPYARTYPNATYRQRSADRPAEEASRRPQYNPYQSYQSRYAQSSYGTYGAYRSSHSSTGANNGSTNPNHSSNHTGNGTGYHNPSANYSTQNGAQNGASTSAYHHQDGWNNYTTPRPNPSSYPRSGYSSSNAGYSSSNGSRSPSSGSNQSSYTASSNGYRDSSRERAASASSSHSSNSHRARKKDPDLSGSDFRGANLREKDFSGRNLSSADLSGADLQDTFLHGINLNRANLSKANLFRANLLQANLSHANLRGANLIGADLSGADLSGADLSGAKVSVGDRVMVKLTGTILRGTIMPDGTINT; encoded by the coding sequence ATGCAAGAGCTAGAAAATGCCTATCGATTATTGGACTTAGAGCCGGGTGCCTCGATGGAGGAGGTGAACCAGGCTTATAAGGACTTGGTGTTTATCTGGCACCCAGATCGCCTGCCGAAGGAAAATACCCGCCTGATCGCTAAGGCCCAAGAGAAAATTAAGCAGCTCAACCAGGTTCGAGATTATCTGCGAACCCATGCTCGGGTGGGGGCTCGTTCTCAAAGCGGGGCTGGCTATCGTTCGCGCACGCGTCCTTACGCCAGAACCTACCCGAATGCGACCTATCGCCAGCGATCGGCAGACAGGCCCGCTGAAGAAGCGAGCCGCAGACCCCAGTACAATCCTTACCAGTCGTACCAGTCTCGGTACGCTCAATCGTCCTACGGCACCTATGGGGCTTATCGCAGCTCCCATAGCAGCACCGGTGCCAATAACGGCAGTACAAACCCCAACCATTCGTCTAACCACACTGGCAACGGCACAGGGTATCACAACCCCAGTGCTAACTACAGCACTCAAAATGGGGCTCAAAATGGGGCCAGTACCTCGGCCTATCATCACCAGGATGGCTGGAATAACTACACCACTCCCCGCCCGAACCCGAGCAGCTACCCTCGCTCTGGCTACAGCAGCTCCAATGCTGGCTACAGCAGTTCTAACGGCAGCCGTTCTCCTAGCAGCGGTTCTAACCAAAGCAGCTACACGGCTTCAAGCAATGGCTACAGAGACTCAAGCCGTGAGCGGGCGGCTTCGGCATCAAGTTCTCACAGCAGCAACTCCCATCGCGCCCGTAAGAAAGATCCAGATTTAAGCGGGTCTGACTTCCGGGGGGCCAACCTCCGGGAAAAGGATTTTTCTGGGCGAAACCTCAGCAGCGCTGACCTCAGCGGCGCTGATCTCCAAGACACGTTTTTGCACGGCATCAATCTGAATCGCGCCAATCTTTCTAAGGCCAATCTGTTTCGGGCAAATCTGCTACAGGCAAATCTCAGCCATGCTAATTTGCGCGGCGCTAATCTGATTGGGGCAGACCTGAGCGGGGCAGACCTGAGCGGGGCAGACCTGAGCGGGGCGAAGGTTAGTGTGGGCGATCGCGTGATGGTAAAACTCACCGGCACCATCCTCCGAGGCACCATCATGCCCGACGGAACCATCAACACTTAG
- a CDS encoding tetratricopeptide repeat protein, which produces MTTDLLDWDEDLQIDSEEEYQALLNGLKRSQGFGLFFVQCSPFSGDKLVERVKADLMDKNIDVLKFEKPIADGNVFKRVNAFLQEGSPIDVLFIQGLENSLFDAEETKKRLGWSDKAIETRNWREVPTVLTNLNQQRERFRDSFQCCLVFLLPQYAIKYVVHRAPDFFDWRSGMFEYASDPKTLAQESARILQEADYDAYCNWSSEERSQRILQIHALLEEQEIVIKTQAKLLFEQGSLFAASNKYSIAAISFERAVALKPDYRSAWHNWGVALGKMKHYEEAINKYDRALSIKPDHTAALYNKGIALAALGQKEAAIICYDKALVFKPNYHEALNNKGTAMAALSRYAMALACYDQALTIRPSYYRALYNKACCYGLQGDVENAVKFLQEAIALASEYRDMAKTDTDFDAVRDDPRFQALLEENE; this is translated from the coding sequence ATGACCACTGACCTGCTCGATTGGGATGAAGACTTGCAAATAGACTCCGAAGAGGAGTATCAAGCCCTGCTGAATGGGCTCAAACGATCCCAAGGCTTCGGATTATTTTTTGTGCAGTGTTCACCCTTCAGTGGTGACAAGCTCGTTGAGCGCGTAAAAGCTGACCTAATGGACAAAAACATTGATGTCCTGAAGTTTGAGAAACCGATTGCCGACGGCAACGTTTTTAAGCGGGTCAATGCCTTTTTACAGGAAGGTAGCCCTATTGATGTGCTGTTTATTCAAGGGTTAGAAAATTCTTTATTTGATGCTGAAGAGACGAAAAAACGCCTGGGCTGGAGCGACAAAGCCATTGAAACTCGCAACTGGCGCGAAGTACCCACAGTACTGACTAACCTGAATCAACAGCGGGAACGCTTCCGGGACAGCTTTCAATGTTGCTTAGTGTTTTTGCTACCTCAATACGCCATCAAATATGTCGTCCACCGTGCTCCAGACTTTTTTGACTGGCGTTCTGGCATGTTTGAATATGCCTCAGACCCCAAAACTCTGGCCCAGGAATCCGCAAGGATTTTACAGGAAGCTGATTATGATGCCTATTGCAATTGGTCTTCAGAGGAACGTAGTCAGAGAATCCTCCAAATTCACGCTCTGTTAGAAGAGCAAGAGATAGTTATTAAAACTCAGGCAAAACTTTTGTTTGAGCAAGGGTCACTTTTTGCAGCATCTAATAAATATAGTATTGCTGCAATCTCTTTTGAGAGGGCTGTCGCTCTCAAGCCCGACTACCGCTCAGCCTGGCATAATTGGGGAGTTGCGCTTGGAAAAATGAAGCACTATGAGGAGGCAATCAACAAATACGACCGGGCTCTCAGTATCAAGCCTGATCACACTGCAGCGCTCTACAACAAAGGTATTGCGCTAGCTGCCTTGGGTCAAAAAGAGGCAGCAATTATTTGTTATGACAAAGCCTTAGTCTTCAAGCCAAACTATCACGAAGCGCTTAACAACAAAGGAACTGCGATGGCTGCCTTGAGCCGTTATGCAATGGCACTAGCCTGTTATGACCAAGCTTTAACTATCAGGCCTAGCTATTACAGAGCGCTTTACAACAAAGCCTGTTGTTATGGCCTGCAAGGCGATGTCGAAAATGCGGTTAAATTTTTGCAAGAAGCCATTGCCCTAGCCTCTGAATACCGTGATATGGCAAAGACCGACACCGACTTTGATGCAGTTCGCGACGATCCACGCTTTCAAGCATTACTCGAAGAGAATGAATAG